A window of Nicotiana tabacum cultivar K326 chromosome 24, ASM71507v2, whole genome shotgun sequence contains these coding sequences:
- the LOC107823427 gene encoding secreted RxLR effector protein 161-like: MHQRKYTLVLISELGLGAAKPAVTPIEANVKLTTKEYDEHIGVLEGTTDETLRDPGKYQRLLGKLLYLTVTRPDIAYSVQTLSQYIQKPKRSHMEAAQRVVKYVKGQPGQGILLSSRNENTITAYCDADWAACLLTRKSVTGFFIKYGESLVSWKSKKQNTISRSSAKSEYTSIASTVAELVLILGLFKDIGVVVELPVNILTDSNAAIQIAANPVFHERTK; this comes from the coding sequence ATGCATCAAAGGAAATACACACTAGTACTCATCTCTGAGCTTGGACTGGGAGCTGCAAAGCCTGCAGTTACACCTATTGAAGCTAATGTCAAGCTCACTACTAAGGAATATGATGAACATATTGGTGTTCTTGAGGGCACAACAGATGAAACCTTGAGAGACCCCGGCAAGTACCAGAGGCTACTAGGAAAGCTACTCTACTTGACAGTCACACGACCAGACATAGCATATAGTGTTCAGACATTGAGTCAATATATACAGAAGCCAAAAAGGTCTCATATGGAAGCTGCACAAAGAGTGGTCAAGTATGTGAAAGGGCAGCCTGGACAAGGCATACTGTTGTCTAGCAGAAATGAGAACACTATTACAGCATATTGTGATGCTGACTGGGCAGCCTGTCTTCTCACAAGGAAATCAGTAACTGGATTCTTTATCAAGTATGGTGAGTCATTAGTGTCCTGGAAGTCAAAGAAGCAAAACACTATTTCCAGGAGCTCAGCAAAATCAGAGTATACGAGCATTGCATCAACAGTAGCAGAGTTAGTTTTGATACTTGGCTTATTCAAGGATATTGGAGTAGTTGTTGAACTTCCTGTGAACATACTCACAGACAGCAATGCAGCAATTCAAATAGCTGCCAATCCAGTATTCCATGAACGCACTAAATAA